In one Fusobacterium perfoetens ATCC 29250 genomic region, the following are encoded:
- a CDS encoding AEC family transporter, giving the protein MEKILLKVISLVFIIFFGYFLKKISFFKKEDYKLISKIAINITLPAATIISFQNFDKNNSLIIFIFLGVFCNLILLQIGAFISRNKDNKTRALYIISSTGYNMGSFTIPFLSNILGPIGVIGACMFDTGNAPFCIGGAYAIANLYIKNSSAQNLKEILLKLFFSPAFLVYIILVILSFNDIKIPISFINFITPIGISNTFLSMLMIGMMFEIEFKKEYLTQSLSILGIRYLFASIMSLIFYNFLPFPLDIRKIITIIMFAPISGLSPVFVDKCNGNIGLAGFISSISIVISVIIMISLVFII; this is encoded by the coding sequence ATGGAAAAAATTCTATTAAAAGTAATTTCTCTTGTTTTTATAATCTTTTTCGGATATTTTTTAAAAAAAATTTCTTTCTTTAAAAAAGAGGATTATAAATTAATATCCAAAATAGCTATAAATATTACATTACCTGCTGCAACTATAATTAGTTTTCAAAATTTTGATAAAAATAATTCTCTTATCATCTTTATCTTTTTGGGAGTTTTTTGTAACCTTATACTTTTACAAATTGGGGCCTTTATTTCAAGGAATAAAGATAATAAAACTAGAGCATTATATATAATATCTAGTACAGGATATAATATGGGTTCTTTTACAATTCCTTTTTTATCTAATATTTTAGGACCTATTGGAGTTATAGGAGCTTGTATGTTTGATACTGGTAATGCTCCTTTTTGTATAGGAGGAGCTTATGCTATAGCCAATTTATATATAAAAAACTCTTCTGCTCAAAATTTAAAAGAAATTTTATTAAAATTATTTTTTTCACCAGCATTTTTAGTATACATTATTTTAGTAATTTTATCATTTAATGATATTAAAATTCCTATTTCTTTTATAAATTTTATAACACCAATTGGAATATCTAATACTTTTTTGTCTATGTTAATGATAGGAATGATGTTTGAAATAGAATTTAAAAAAGAATATCTTACTCAATCTTTAAGTATTTTAGGAATACGATATTTATTTGCTTCCATTATGTCTTTAATTTTTTATAATTTTTTACCTTTTCCCCTAGATATTAGGAAAATAATTACAATTATAATGTTTGCTCCTATTTCAGGGCTTAGTCCTGTATTTGTAGATAAATGTAATGGTAATATAGGATTAGCTGGATTTATTAGCTCTATTTCTATTGTTATTAGTGTAATTATTATGATTTCTCTAGTTTTTATAATATGA